The DNA region atatattttaaaatattgtaactttttatcttaaaagtaaaaaaaaattaaaagatcaaTTTACATTATAGATAtctaaagttatataaaaaataaattaagggtcattttgaaattttgaaaggtAACCAAAATGAGAAAATTAATAGTGTCAATACAAATATGCGTTGGCCGAAAAAGAGAGCACCATGAAAACGCATTTTGCGATTCGAAATGGTGTCCGGTTAGAGAAATAATGTGTGTCCGTTGGAGATGTTCTTACCTATTAAAGATGCTCTTGCCTATTGGAGATGCTTTTGCCTATTAGAGATGCTCTTGACTATTAAAGATATACCATGAATCTGTATTTCATATTGCATGAAAtccaattttaatataatagttatatatgtATTTGGTAGAAAATTTCTTTTACCTcatttagaaaatgatattaagTTGTGTTTGTTTAgcttaaaatttatgttaatattAGACTGAAATTGTTAGTgataaaacaaaaaagtaacTACTAAATATTCCTTCTAAAAGATAATCTACCTcaatatcataaaaataatgaaaatatgattttcaataataataataaaatcatttttgacACACTAACGATAATTATAATGTCCAACCATTCAACACATCAAAAGCTTAAATATTCCTTCTAAAAGATGGTTAATAAAAGAGAACATGGTTTTCAGATAAACAATTTAATCTTCTATGGAAAGTTAAAGGCCCCAAATAATGTTTTCAAAAGtattaagtatataaaagtCATTCAATTCCCACTAAAAACCATTAAATTAGAGTGAGaagacattaaattaaatttcttatcaTGCCAAAAAGGACTCATTAAATCACttgtataaatttaaaaatgaaataataaatgagaataTGAGATGAATAAGAACTATCTCATTTTTAAACAttgttcattttcatttattgaaGTATCTTTTAAACAAAACAACTAGAATCATCCCCATACAAGAACAAATGGTAAGAGGAACAGGAAGCTAACTCGCTCTAATATCCTCGAGAATATCAATTACACATCGAGATCGAGGTTCCCATCAACACCACAACAATGGTCGTGAAGATGAAGTTCATAATCACTCTTGATAGGCGAGGCTATTCTCAAAACATCTTCTAATCCTTTCCAGCCAAATGATCCACGAGCAAGGAAGGAGGATGACTGACGTCGATTTAGTAGTGTTTTTCTTAACCGTGCTCCATCTGACCAAATGCAAGAAACTGGAATCGGTAATCAGGATTTAAGAATCAAACAATCATTTCTTTTAGGCAAACCCCTCCTCTCTATGAATATGCAATTAAGTTTTTGGCACAAAAATTGGATTTACTCAACCAAACAAACCTGCATATAGAGAGCAGTGGTTTCTAATGCTCTCAACTGAGGTACACACTATCAAAAAAACAAGAGCCATAATGGTTTTGACAATTGCATAATCTCTCCTAATTACTTATACAAGTTTTGTCTTTCAACAAGAATGTTATACAAAACTCatttgaagataaaaaaaaatcatataaagaTCCAACAGTCGAGAATGAGAAATACTTTCATTCCAATGAATATGCACACACATCAGTTTTCTAAGTCCTACTCCAGATAATAGaacaaaaatacatatataagagTAAAGTAAGTCAAGACCCAACTTTTTCTGTGACAAAAAAACCTTTACTTTACTGGTGTTCTTAATCGACAACTAATATTTATATCGGATTTGGGAATATATTAAACCAACAACCAGATAGGGTGTTGTGTTGTCTAAGACAAATTGGTCATGTGCATTGCCTTTTGAAGAATTTCTAGAAGAGTTGAGATGGCAAGATCTTACCTGTTACCCATATCGCGATCTAATTGGATGTCCAAGTTGTGATGCCTGCGGCTCAAACCAGcatataaataagaactaaAAACACATCACAAGAAAGAATCAATTTAAGAAAAACTatcaaattgtttataaaaattatatactttTTCTTTTGTATTGTAAAAATTGTGAGATTGAAACTTAATAGTTGTGGTTAGTTCTAAATgaaaatcattcaatttattttgaaatacatGTGAATAACTTGATGATGTTTTTAATCTACTGTTTGAAGGGGTAAAAAAAGAGCATCTTCAAAGCAATATATAGTAAATTCGAACATACATTTGTTTAGAAAATTCAGCCCGTCGACTGAAAGTCTCTCCACATTTGCCCGAAAACAATTTTCCAAATTCTGAAGCTAAAGGAATCCAATTCATCCATTTCCATGAAGACTTAATGTTCCAAGACAATCATATATTAACTCAGCCTGTGGATGCATTTTATCTTCCACCAGAAAAGTTTCCATCCTTTTATCAACCTCAATCCAGCTACAACCAGGCTTCTTCCTCAATCCTTTCTCTTCCATATTCACTCTCACTGCTCGAGCATTCTTCCATTCATCAATGGAAGCATACATTTTCGACAATGCAACATAAGTTGCTGGATTATTCCGATCCTTCTCCATCAACACCTTCCCAATTTCCTCtcccaattccaattccccttGTAAATGACAAGCAGAGAAAATTGTACTCAATATCTCAACATTATCCTTTACGTTCTCCCCAGTTCTCTGAATGAAATCATAAGCCTCCCTCAATCTCCCAGCCCGTCCCAAAAGGTCTATTAAGCATGAATAATCTTCAACAGTCGGTTCAATTCCGTAATCGGAGACCATACAGTTGAAGAACTTAAACCCCTCATCAACAAGCCCTGCATGACTACAAGCCGAAATTACAGCCAGAAATGTTACCCTATCAGGCTTCATATTCGACTGTAGCATTTCTTCGAACAGCTTCAAGGCATCCACAGCTTGCCCATGATTTCCATAAGCAGTGATCATCGAAGTCCACGAGATGAGATCTCTCTCAGGTAACTCACTGAAAATCTTGGAAGCTTCGAGGACAGCCCCACATTTAGCGTACATTTGCAGGAGAGCTCCCATGACTATTTCATTGTTTTCAAGCTTCCTATCGATAATATCTCCATGAATCTCCTTTCCCTGTTCTAAAGCAGTAAGTTGTGAACAGGCAGTTAAAGAAGTAATAAACGTAATGTCATCCGGTTCGATACCAGCTTCTTTCATCTCGGCGAAGAGACCGAGTGCTTCGAAGAAAGATCCAGATGAAACATATCCTGAAATCATCACATTCCAAGCAACAACATTTGATCTTGGcattttttgaaatatagtTTCGGCAGAAGCAACTTTATCGCATTTGAAGTAAAAATCTAGAAGTGAgctataaataaagatatctgGATCTATGTTATTTCGTATTAAATACCCATGAATCAATTTGCCGTGGATGAGGTTAGCCGATCTAGAGGAAGCCATTAGAAGGCTGGTTAGAGTAGTTAAGCTAGGCCTAACTCGAGCCATAGCCATTCTTCGAAAAAGCTCAATGCAGGCATAACTATCGCCCATCAAGCTAAAACCGCCAATAATAGAGTTCCAGGTTGTCAATGTCTTGTCTGAGATTTGCTCGAAAAATTCTTTTGCCATTTCCATACAACCACATTTAGCATACATGTTAACCAGAGAAGTGCTTACAAAATCATCTTGAAGGAATTCCTTCCTGATGAATTCTTCCTGGATCTTCTTTCCCCTTTCCAAATCCATTAGCCGAGCACAACAAGATATGGCGGTCGTGATTGTCACAGAATTGGGCTTAAATCCTGAAAGTTTCATTTCTTCAAACAATTCAAGAGCTTTTTCACATTGCCCCATTTGATAATAACACGACATTAAAGTGTTCCAACACGCAGCATCTCTATCAGTCATTTCATCAAACACTTGCAATGCATGATCAAACATGtcacatttaaaatacattcGCGCCATCGAACTAGCAACTACAACATCTAACAAACACCCATTTTTAATGGTTTGGGCATGAACATTTTGGCCATAGAAAACTCTATTCAATCCTGCGCA from Impatiens glandulifera chromosome 5, dImpGla2.1, whole genome shotgun sequence includes:
- the LOC124940185 gene encoding pentatricopeptide repeat-containing protein At5g27110; its protein translation is MDYRTLFSLLRRCIVSKSIKPGKIIHQKIITLGLQQNTSLCKTLIEFYLSFQLSQSAKLVFQSIETPLENSFWNGILAAYTKNYLFKETLEVFDRLLVNSFLKPDHYTYPSVFRACAGLNRVFYGQNVHAQTIKNGCLLDVVVASSMARMYFKCDMFDHALQVFDEMTDRDAACWNTLMSCYYQMGQCEKALELFEEMKLSGFKPNSVTITTAISCCARLMDLERGKKIQEEFIRKEFLQDDFVSTSLVNMYAKCGCMEMAKEFFEQISDKTLTTWNSIIGGFSLMGDSYACIELFRRMAMARVRPSLTTLTSLLMASSRSANLIHGKLIHGYLIRNNIDPDIFIYSSLLDFYFKCDKVASAETIFQKMPRSNVVAWNVMISGYVSSGSFFEALGLFAEMKEAGIEPDDITFITSLTACSQLTALEQGKEIHGDIIDRKLENNEIVMGALLQMYAKCGAVLEASKIFSELPERDLISWTSMITAYGNHGQAVDALKLFEEMLQSNMKPDRVTFLAVISACSHAGLVDEGFKFFNCMVSDYGIEPTVEDYSCLIDLLGRAGRLREAYDFIQRTGENVKDNVEILSTIFSACHLQGELELGEEIGKVLMEKDRNNPATYVALSKMYASIDEWKNARAVRVNMEEKGLRKKPGCSWIEVDKRMETFLVEDKMHPQAELIYDCLGTLSLHGNG